The following coding sequences lie in one Oryza brachyantha chromosome 10, ObraRS2, whole genome shotgun sequence genomic window:
- the LOC102717468 gene encoding cyclin-dependent kinases regulatory subunit 1-like — protein sequence MGQIQYSDKYFDDTYEYRHVVLPPDVAKLLPKNRLLSENEWRAIGVQQSRGWVHYAIHRPEPHIMLFRRPLTQEQRQEAAAAAATK from the exons ATGGGGCAGATCCAGTACTCCGACAAGTACTTCGACGACACCTACGAGTACAG GCACGTTGTCCTTCCACCCGACGTCGCCAAGCTCCTCCCCAAGAACCGCCTCCTCTCCGAG AACGAGTGGCGTGCGATCGGCGTGCAGCAGAGCCGCGGGTGGGTGCACTACGCGATCCACCGGCCGGAGCCACACATCATGCTGTTCCGCCGCCCCCTCACGCAGGAGCAGCGGCAGGAGGCTGCCGCTGCGGCGGCAACCAAGTGA
- the LOC102707806 gene encoding spermidine synthase 1: protein MEDNVAAAKRARESGDTAAAAMAGAHEQAGISAVIPGWFSEISPMWPGEAHSLKVEEVLFQGKSGYQNVMVFKSSTYGKVLVLDGVIQVTERDECAYQEMITHLPLCSIKDPKKVLVIGGGDGGVLREVSRHSSVEQIDICEIDKMVVDVSKQFFPHLAVGFEDPRVSLHIGDGVAFLKNAQEGTYDAVIVDSSDPIGPAQELFEKPFFQSVARALRPGGVVCTQAESIWLHMHIIEDIVANCRQVFKGSVNYAWTTVPTYPSGVIGFMLCSTEGPTVDFQHPIFNIEDDEYSTKSKGPLKFYNSEIHSASFCLPSFAKRVIESKAN, encoded by the exons ATGGAGGACAATGTGGCGGCTGCAAAGAGAGCGCGGGAGAGCGGTGACACCGCAGCGGCAGCTATGGCAGGTGCCCATGAGCAGGCGGGGATCTCCGCTGTCATCCCTGGATGGTTCTCTGAGATCAGCCCCATGTGGCCTG GTGAGGCACACTCGTTGAAGGTCGAAGAGGTGCTCTTTCAAGGAAAGTCGGGCTACCAAAATGTCATGGTGTTCAAG TCGTCCACGTATGGCAAGGTGCTTGTCCTGGATGGAGTGATCCAGGTCACCGAGAGGGATGAGTGTGCTTACCAAGAGATGATTACTCACCTTCCCCTTTGCTCTATCAAAGATCCCAAGAAG GTGTTAGTTATTGGCGGTGGAGATGGAGGTGTTTTGCGTGAAGTTTCACGACATTCCTCAGTGGAGCAAATTGACATATGTGAAATCGATAAGATGGTGGTCGAT GTCTCCAAACAATTTTTTCCTCATCTGGCTGTTGGATTTGAAGACCCTCGTGTCTCATTACACATTGGAGATG GTGTGGCCTTTTTGAAAAATGCTCAAGAGGGAACTTATGATGCAGTTATTGTGGATTCTTCTGATCCAATAG GCCCGGCTCAAGAGCTTTTCGAGAAGCCTTTCTTCCAGTCAGTTGCCAGAGCTTTGCGTCCTGGTGGTGTTGTATGTACCCAGGCAGAGAGCATATGGCTACATATGCATATCATTGAAGATATTGTAGCCAATTGTCGCCAAGTTTTTAAAGGCTCGGTGAATTATGCTTGGACAACAGTACCAACATACCCTAG TGGTGTTATTGGGTTTATGCTTTGCTCCACCGAGGGCCCTACTGTTGATTTCCAGCATCCTATTTTTAACATTGAGGATGATGAGTACTCGACAAAATCAAAAGGACCACTAAAGTTCTACAATTCTGAG ATCCATTCTGCATCCTTTTGTTTGCCATCCTTTGCGAAGAGAGTCATTGAATCCAAGGCCAACTAG
- the LOC102717743 gene encoding LOW QUALITY PROTEIN: metalloendoproteinase 1-MMP-like (The sequence of the model RefSeq protein was modified relative to this genomic sequence to represent the inferred CDS: deleted 2 bases in 1 codon), giving the protein MFLCRRARAPAAAWCLIAAAMEVVGGAHQAAPAPAPAPGHGHGHGGVAWHSFKQLLDARRGSHVTGIAELKRYMERFGYMGKAGRDTTDAFDEHLEVAVRKYQTRLSLPVTGQLDAATLDQIMSPRCGVGDGDVEPVALSPGSGQGGGGSGVVSRFTFFKGEPRWTRSDPIVLTYAVSPTATVDYLPPATVRAVFQRAFARWALAIPMGFVETDDYESADIKVGFYAGNHGDGVPFDGPLGILGHAFSPKNGRLHLDASERWAVDFDVDATASAVDLESVATHEIGHVLGLGHSASPRAVMYPSIKPREKKVHLTVDDVEGVQALYGSNPRFSLSSLSEQGSTSSSSPPAAGSSRWLAGSSSARLLCIVLVILVTQL; this is encoded by the exons ATGTTCCTAtgtcgccgcgcgcgcgcgcct GCTGCTGCGTGGTGCctgatcgccgccgccatggaggTGGTGGGCGGCGCGCACcaggccgcgccggcgccggcgccggcgccggggcacgggcacgggcacggcggcgtggcgtggcACTCGTTCAAGCAGCTGCTCGACGCGCGGCGGGGCAGCCATGTGACGGGGATCGCCGAGCTGAAGCGGTACATGGAGAGGTTCGGGTACATGGGCAAGGCCGGCCGTGACACAACGGACGCCTTCGATGAGCATCTCGAGGTCGCCGTGAGGAAGTACCAGACGAGGCTCAGCCTGCCGGTCACCGGCCAGCTCGACGCCGCCACGCTCGACCAGATCATGTCGCCGCGCTGCGGCGTCGGGGACGGCGACGTGGAGCCCGTCGCGCTCTCGCCGGGATCGGgacagggcggcggcggcagcggcgtggTGAGCCGGTTCACGTTCTTCAAGGGCGAGCCCCGGTGGACGCGGTCGGACCCGATCGTGCTGACGTACGCCGTCTCCCCGACGGCCACCGTCGACTACctgccgccggccaccgtgcGGGCCGTGTTCCAGCGCGCGTTCGCGCGGTGGGCGCTGGCCATCCCCATGGGCTTCGTCGAGACGGACGACTACGAGTCGGCCGACATCAAGGTGGGCTTCTACGCCGGCAACCACGGCGACGGGGTGCCGTTCGACGGACCGCTCGGCATCCTCGGCCACGCCTTCTCCCCAAAGAAcggccgcctccacctcgacGCGTCGGAGCGGTGGGCGGTGGACTTCGACGTCGACGCCACGGCCTCCGCCGTCGACCTGGAGTCCGTGGCGACGCACGAGATCGGCCATGTCCTGGGGCTCGGCCACtcggcgtcgccgcgcgcGGTCATGTACCCGAGCATCAAGCCGCGGGAGAAGAAGGTGCACCTCACCGTCGACGACGTCGAAGGCGTTCAGGCGTTGTACGGCTCCAACCCACGGTTCAGCCTCAGCTCGCTCTCCGAGCAGGGCAGCAccagctcgtcgtcgccgccggcggcggggagcagcCGCTGGCTCGCCGGATCATCATCGGCAAGGCTGCTTTGTATAGTCTTGGTCATACTTGTGACGCAATTGTAG